Genomic window (Streptomyces sp. SLBN-31):
CACGGCCGTCGTCGTCCCCATGGACGGGTTCCATCTGGCCGACGCCGAACTGCGCCGACTCGGTCGCCGGCAGCGCAAGGGGGCACCCGACACCTTCGACACCACGGGATACCTCGCGCTGCTGCGCCGGCTCCGCGAGAGGCCCGGGCACTGTGTGTACGCTCCCCGGTTCTGCCGCAGCATCGAGGACCCCGTAGCCGGAGCGATCCCCGTCCAGCCCGAGGTGCCCCTGGTGATCACCGAAGGCAATTATCTCCTCCTGGAGGAAGGCCCCTGGCGCGCGGTCAGGCCCCTACTCGACGAGGCCTGGTACCTCACACCGGACCCCGAAACCCGGCTCGGCCGACTGATCGAGCGACACATCGCCCACGGCAAGCCTCCCGAGGAGGCCCGTCGCTGGTCACTCGGTAGCGATCAGCGCAACGCCGACCGCATCGACGCCACCCGGTCACGGGCCGACCTCGTCTTCGCACCACCGCTCCTGCCCGACTCGGTCACGGAAGGGGAGACGCTGACATAGCCGCAGCCCTGTGAAGCTTCGGCACAGCGGGCAGCCGATACGGGACGGCCGCGATTGAGAAGCCGTATCTCAACCGATCATGAAACGTGCAAGTCGAACTGGTTTCTCGCCGGGGTGATCTTCTGGCGGTCGGCGCATGAAGGCAGGGCCCCTTGGTAGCTCGGAGGTGCGAACCGAACCGAGCAGTACCAGGAGGCCCTGTTGTCGCAGTTGTACGCGCTCACGCCGGCTGTTCTCAACTCGGGCACCTGATCGTGTGATTGCCTCGCGCACGTGTACGGGAATGCGGCCGATCATCCGGACCGGGTGCGCCGGTATCCGTCGGACATGACGGACGCGGAGTGGGCGGCCACCCGGCCGTTCCTGTCAGTGCTGGCCTGGCTTCAGGGGCGGGGCGGACAGCTGGAATTTACCGACCTGCTTTCTGACTGTTCGTGATGTTCGTGGTCTTCGGTATGCGCTGTGGGAACAGGTGGGCACTGCCGGGCAACCCTGTCGTCGATGTCCTCCGCGGTTACCTCGGCGATCTTGACCACCGAAGAGACATCGCCGATCCGATACACGGGGTTCCACAAGGGTTTGTAGATCGTGGGACCGTGCTGCTTGATGGACGCCTTGGCAGCGTCAGGCTTCGACGTGGT
Coding sequences:
- a CDS encoding nucleoside/nucleotide kinase family protein; translation: MTSSPVPHAGTPTQGHWTFTTLVERARSLARSGRRVVLGIAGPPGAGKSTLAHRLAAELGADTAVVVPMDGFHLADAELRRLGRRQRKGAPDTFDTTGYLALLRRLRERPGHCVYAPRFCRSIEDPVAGAIPVQPEVPLVITEGNYLLLEEGPWRAVRPLLDEAWYLTPDPETRLGRLIERHIAHGKPPEEARRWSLGSDQRNADRIDATRSRADLVFAPPLLPDSVTEGETLT